Genomic DNA from Hypanus sabinus isolate sHypSab1 chromosome 14, sHypSab1.hap1, whole genome shotgun sequence:
CCCGCACGCCTTCCGGCCGGTCTCAGCACAGGGCGCCGGTCTCAGCTCAGACCGCCGGTCTCCCGCACGCCTTCCGGCCGGTCTCAGCTCAGACCGCCGGTCTCCCGCACACCTTCCGGCCAGTCTCCCGCACGCCTTCCGGCCGGTCTCAGCTCAGACCGCCGGTCTCCCGCACGCCTTCCGGCCAGTCTCAGCTCAGACCGCCAGTCTCCCGCACACCTTCCGGCCAGTCTCCCGCACGCCTTCCGGCCGGTCTCAGCACAGGGCGCCGGTCTCCCGCACGCCTTCCGGCCGGTCTCAGCTCAGACCGCCGGTCTTCCGCACGCCTTCCGGCCAGTCTCAGCTCAGACCGCCAGTCTCCCGCACACCTTCCGGCCAGTCTCCCGCACGCCTTCCGGCCGGTCTCAGCTCAGACCGCCGGTCTCCCGCACACCTTCCGGCCAGTCTCCCGCACGCCTTCCGGCCGGTCTCAGCACAGGGCGTCGGTCTCAGCTCAGACCGCCAGTCTCCCGCACACCTTCCGGCCAGTCTCCCGCACGCCTTCCGGCCGGTCTCAGCTCAGACCGCCGGTCTCCCGCACACCTTCCGGCCGGTCTCAGCTCAGACCGCCGGTCTCCCGCACACCTTCCGGCCAGTCTCCCGCACGCCTTCCGGCCGGTCTCAGCTCAGACCGCCAGTCTCCCGCACGCCTTCCGGCCAGTCTCAGCTCAGACCGCCAGTCTCCCGCACACCTTCCGGCCAGTCTCCCGCACGCCTTCCGGCCGGTCTCAGCCCAGAGCGTCGGTCTCCCGCACGCCTTCCGGCCGGTCTCAGCTCAGACCACCGGTCTCCCGCACGCCTTCCGGCCGGTCTCAGCTCAGACCGCTGGTCTCCCGCACGCCTTCCGGCCGGTCTCAGCACAGGGCGCCGGTCTCAGCTCAGACCGCCGGTCTCCCGCACGCCTTCCGGCCGGTCTCAGCCCAGAGCGTCGGTCTCCCGCACGCCTTCCGGCCGGTCTCAGCTCAGACCGCCGGTCTCCCGCACGCCTTCCGGCCGGTCTCAGCTCAGACCGCCGGTCTCCCGCACACCTTCCGGCCGGTCTCAGCTCAGACCGCCGGTCTCCCGCACACCTTCCGGCCAGTCTCCCGCACGCCTTCCGGCCGGTCTCAGCTCAGACCGCCAGTCTCCCGCACACCTTCCGGCCGGTCTCCCGCACGCCTTCCGGCCAGTCTCAGCTCAGACCGCTGGTCTCCCGCACGCCTTCCGGCCGGTCTCCCGCACGCCTTCCCGCCGATCTCCCGCACGCCTTCCGGCCGGTCTCAACTCAGACCGCTGGTCTCCCGCACGCCTTCCGGCCGGTCTCAGCTCAGACCACCGGTCTCCCGCACGCCTTCCGGCCGGTCTCAGCTCAGACCGCTGGTCTCCCGCACGCCTTCCGGCCGGTCTCAGCACAGGGCGCCGGTCTCAGCTCAGGCCGCCGGTCTCCCGCACGCCTTCCGGCCGGTCTCAGCTCAGACCGCCGGTCTCCCGCACGCCTTCTGGCCGGTCTCAGCTCAGACCGCCGGTCTCCCGCACACCTTCCGGCCGGTCTCCCGCACGCCTTCCGGCCGGTCTCAGCTCAGACCGCCGGTCTCCCGCACACCTTCCGGCCAGTCTCCCGCACGCCTTCCGGCCGGTCTCAGCACAGGGCGCCAGTCTCCCGCACGCCTTCCGGCCGGTCTCAGCTCAGACCGCCGGTCTCCCGCACACCTTCCGGCCAGTCTCCCGCACGCCTTCCGGCCGGTCTCGGCGCAGGGCGCCAGTCTCCCGCACGCCTTCCGGCCGGTCTCAGCTCAGACCACCAGTCTCCCGCACGCCTTCCGGCCGGTCTCAGCTCAGGCCGCCGGTCTCCCGCACGCCTTCCGGCCGGTCTCAGCTCAGACCGCCAGTCTCCCGCACGCCTTCCGGCCGGTCTCAGCTCAGGCCGCCGGTCTCCCGCACGCCTTCCGGCCGGTCTGAGCTCAGACCGCCAGTCTCCCGCACACCTTCCGGCCAGTCTCCCGCACGCCTTCCGGCCGGTCTCAGCTCAGACCGCCGGTCTCCCGCACGCCTTCCGGCCGGTCTCAGCTCAGACCGCCGGTCTCCCGCACACCTTCCGGCCGGTCTCAGCTCAGACCGCCGGTCTCCCGCACACCTTCCGGCCGGTCTCAGCTCAGACCGCCGGTCTCCCGCACACCTTCCGGCCGGTCTCCCGCACGCCTTCCGGCCGGTCTCAGCTCAGACCACCGGTCTCCCGCACGCCTTCCGGCCGGTCTCAGCTCAGACCGCTGGTCTCCCGCTCGCCTTCCGGCCGGTCTCCGCCCCTCCTCCCGGAAACCGTCTGCTGACCACTTCCGACGCGGGCTCGGGCGGAAAGGCCGTGCGGAGCCTCCGGGTCTGTTGTCCTCGCCTGTCGCCTTCCCGGGTGTGTGGTGCGACCAGGAGTCGGGCCCGTTGCTGGGTGGGGCGGAGCTGGTGTCATCGGCTCGGCAGCGACAGTGCCTGGTGTTGACCTGGACGGGTATGGCACCAGAGCACGCACCTACTTTCCGCTGCTTTCATTTAACGACCCAGTCTGCTGTTGCCACTTCCAGTAGGGGTTTGATGATTCCCAGTGTCTCCAGGCTGTTGGTCTCGTCTTAGGTAATACAGTAGTTGCGAACTGGTTTCGGATTGCATTTAGAATTATTTGGGTGGATTTGAGTGTTCGAATAACGTATCGAACTGGGTTTTACTGACCGTCTATTTTTGGTATAAATTGACCATTATTTATAAAGTCCTGCCTTGTTCTGTTATTTCTTCATTTGCAGCACCATGCCTCAGAAGTTACTCAAAAATGCCCACTTCATTGAATTAGGGAATTACCACTATTGGCCTGTGCTTGTACCACGAGGTATCCGTCTGTATACCTACGAACAAATTCCATCTTTTCTTAAGGATAATCCTTATATTACAGATGGATACAGAGCTTACCTACCTTCAAAATTGTGCTTAAAGAGGTGGGTTATAGATTTTTCTAAAGTCACATTCTTCTTCATATTAGTTTGTATTTTTCAAGTACAGTGAAACTATTAATCCAGTATACAGTGAGATTGTGCTGACGAGTAGTTTTTTCAATATAATTGAATGTTATTCTATCAGTAATCTTAACATTTTTTTTATAGGTATCACACTTCTTCCAGTTTAACTGGCAAATAAAGGGGGTTGTGGGGAAACGGGCCTGGTCACTCTGAAGGGAAGGTAGCAaacagatgtaaataagtttaaaCAGACATCGGGCCCTGGTGGGTGAGAAGGAACCACAAGATGCCCTTTGTTcatataaatgagtattacaaccagggatttcgatcaatttaactgagaatttttatttgtgtatGATATGGTCCTTTTtacacagtagagcccaaaaactGTAAGGCatgaaaaacttttttttaaaaaaaacctaaaaTGTTTACAGTTAAAATGCATTcaccattcacccccccccccccccccccaccccctttgctTAGTTGAACTACCTTTTGCAACTGTTGCAGCCAGCAATCTTTTTGGATAAATCTCTAtgagctttgcacaatgtgatggagcaagagttgctcattcttccttgcaaaattgctcaagctacaCCAGCTAAGTTGAGGAGTGGCAGTGGGCAGCAATCTTGAGATCTTGCCGGAAATGTTCAATCCGATTACGGTCAGGAGTCTGACTGTGCCActgaaggacatcaattttctccaTTTGAAGTTACTCtgattgctctggcagtgtgctttgggtgattgtcctgctgaaaggtgaACTTAGTTCAtattttaagctttctggcagaggttaGCAGGTTTTTttaatccaggatctctctgtatttatcaGCATTCATCTTAACATCAGTCCTGACTGGATTTCCAGTCCCTACTGCTGAAAAGTATCCCCATAACATGTTGCAACCTCCACCATATTTGACAGTAGGTCAGTGTTACTTGGCTGATGCACTCACTGTATTAGATTTACGCCACTCAGTGTTGAGGCCAGAAAGTCTCACCCAGttacaagaccttcttccacatctttacaggaTATTCTAaatgatgctttgcaaagtctatgggcaaggatatgcttttttttaaaccagggcTTCCTTGCCTCTCTTCCATAAATACTCttttttttgtgcaaggccttagagatagTGGAGCCATGAAATTCATCTCCTGATGCAATCACTGACTTCTACAGCTCTCTCAGAGTGACTGTTAGCATCACTGTAGCCTCTCTTAGAAGTGCATTCTTCTCCGGCGACTGAGTTTAGAGGgtggcctgacctaggcagtgtggctgtggtttcataacTTATTCataatggactgcactgagctccaaggtaTGATCGATGTCTTGTATCCTTCCCGAGAGTTGTGCTTTTCTATTAGTACTTCCATGACTTATCtagaatgttcttttgtcttcattttggtttggtctgttgaaaatctgccATACTTTTGGAccttacgggggggggggggggggggtggtattatTAATTTAAAAtgggtgatcctccaattttctacatcaataaattgggtgagttggttaggtaatactgtatattgcacctgaggaaagttagcctAGTAATTACAAAGGAGATAAATACTTTTACAACATtccaattttggtttttaatttttagtaaattgttgacaagtTTTGGAATTTCTCTTGATTTGACAAggtgcacaatgttttgtagataagctcaaaaatcctacttcagtatattttgagtttagaaaatgagacagtaacaTGTGAAAATGGTTGTGAGGGCTGAATGCTGAGCCATTGGAATTTCAAAATCCATATGAATGATAATTGGAGATTGATGTTAATATTGGGGGTGGCAGAAACTGaagcagttcaaagtaaatttattaacaaaatatatatgtcaccatatacaaccctgagattcattttcttgtgggcattcatggtAAGTACAAAGAACCAATAAAATTAAAAGACTGCATGCAACAAGACCGGTGAACAACCAATGGGCAAAATAAcatcaaactgcaaatacaaaaagaaacaaataaaaatgcaataaatatcaacactatgagatgaagagttcttgaaaatgagcCCATAGGTTATGGAGTGAAGAGCctccagttcaagagcctgatggttgaggggtaagagctgttcctgaacctagcagtgtgggtcctgagtttCTGGTACCTcagtcctgatggcagcagcaagagagcaggcctggatggtgtggagtccttgatgatggaatctTTCTCGTGAGAGCACTTCATGTGGGTGTGCTTGACGGTGGGGAGCGTTTTACTTGAGATGGACAGAgttgtatccactaccttttgtaagattttctattcaagggcattggtgtttccatgcaaggccatgatgcagccagtcaatacactctactgcatatctataaaagtttgtcaaagttatagatgacatgccaaatcttcgcaaacttataggaagtagaggcgctgccatgctATCTCTGTCATGGcgctcaggacagatcctctggaaACATCAAagcatttaaagttgctgaccctcactACCAGTTTCACCCATGTGATTAATTaaatctgtatgtctttggaatgtgggaggaaactggagcatctgtgtGGTCACTAGAGAACTTTTCATGTAATGTTGTTTTCAAGTAATATTTAGAGATATTATGTTCTTTATCAGAAGACTTTGCATGTAGTCTGAAACAAACAGATATTCTTATACTTTTGCTGTGTAATAATAAGCATTTTTTCTTTACAGTCTTTTCATCCTTTCTAATGAGACAGTGAATATCTGGAGTCACCTTCTTGGATTTTTCCTGTTCTTTGGTCTTGGAATTTATGATATGACCATTGTACTTCCTGAAGCAAATGCCTCCAGGGATGATTATGTTATATATTCTATCTGTCTCTTCTGCTTTCAGGTAAGTGATTTACAGTAGATCGATTCTTTATTTGAACAAGGATCATTTTCTATCTTGCTTATTTTGGCAGCACTTGAATAAAGCAACATTTGTCAACTTTTTTATTGTTATTGctccacattgtctgttttgTTCTCCTGTCCACTTTGCTTAAAGCTGACAAAGGTGGCAATTTTTTTCTAACCTAGTATATTTTGCTCAAATGTTGAAATATGGAATGTTTTTAATGAATGAAATTGATTTCTAATGTTATCCCAACATTACAGAAACATTGGGAGAAGGAAATACTGACCACGGTCTTCGGTTGGTTAGTGTCATATTGTGAGGAAAAGAGTGTCATCAGTATGACAAAGTGCAGTATAATAAACATCTCAAGAATATAATATTCTGAGTTACTTCCAGAAATCTTCAGGTTGATTTAAAAGATAATTGGTTCGTATTGATtaagttcaaagcattgatttgcaGTAATAGTTCTAATTGAGCATGTGTAGGATTTGATAGGTACAGAGTTGACTCTGTCCTTCTCTATCATTGAAAAGCTTCTGAAACTCTAGTTAAAAAATTGTAACGCACTGCTCCAAATTTCTAATGAAATTTTGAGCAAAAGTGCTCCTCACagcatgcgcctcaaatagcctctgacaaccaagtccaacccctggccttctcgtgtggcttagcctctaagcctggcagaactgtttctactgacaggagaaggggcaaaggcggatcctggcaccttaaaaccagtgcttcgggtagatggagcttgtcagcctgagaaggcagtccatctaagagaggaaagactctgattttaaacctccgctgccttgcagccatacctactcatgggaaaggcttcaggagtaaaccctgaggacaaatccagagcaggagtccctaaggcagtcagacgttgccttcaacctcattctggcaactcctgcgacgacactggtgccaagctgtatcaacccttgcccttcccttggataatAGCAGTGTCGTGGAGAGGAGAGTCTTGCTGCATGGGAAACTGCTGGTCTTACATCCAACCTTGCctaggcctgtgccctggaaaccattccaggcgcagatctgtggtcttgcgagactaatggatgccaccaCCTCTTGCTAATAGAAACTTTCTTACTTTACTCTTTCTGTAACTACAGTTCTTTAATTTTGAGAGTGGTGTAATTGCAGGACAAGTATTGCTCAAGAGATACCATATTTGAGATGAGGATGCAAATATTCTAAGATTTGTTTAAAAGCTGAAGACAAACTTTTGCAAATGTTAAGTCTTGGGCATTAGAATGTGAATTATTATAACTTGTATTTATACATTTTCTTTAAATTGGTGATATTGCTTTTGCAGGTTTGCATGCTCTGTTCAGTGGGATATCACCTATTTTGCTGTCATCGCTCTGAGAAAGCAAATCGGCGCTGGATGGCCCTTGATTATGCTGGCATTGCCATAGGAATTTTGGGCTGTTATGTTCCTGCAGTGTTCTATGCCTTTTACTGTAATGAGGTGAATCAATTTCTTTTTCTCCTACTGTCTATTTAAACTACTATACAAgatacctttttttttaaaaaaaacacctaaACCTTTGgtattttattaaccaaaatgtTAACTTTGAATTGGAATTCTATACACAAACAACATGCACATGTGTGCATATGGAGCAGAATCAGACCACTTGCTTGACTCCACCAAATGAAATCTTGACTGAATTGATTGTatccttcttcagctcttctcTTTATACCTTTGGTAATCTCAGTGCCTTTGTTTATCTTTTATGTTCAAACCTCTGCTTATTGTGTATTTtatactgcaaaaaaaaacaaattatgttGCCTGCACCATTTGAGGGAGAGACTGCAAATTTTGTGATATTTTGAGACTAGGTGGAGGAATTTTGCTTTGTTTGTCTTTGTTTCCCCCCcagttccacaggtgtttattttgttctttatcttttccaaatgttatgaaatagtctattcttgtatatacagaatggggagcagaataatgagtgtaatcccttctgtcagggaaaaggtccctccatatatcaattaaaccaacatcttaaaaaagtgtattaactttcttatgtaaaggttttgtttcataggtttttctattggaagagtctgtttggttgtaattgtaaattataTTCAATAACGTAACTGAAtttgtctatattcccccttaccagaatatatctgccctctttatctcccatttcgaatactttttcaaaatttagcttacttgatataagaatagcaactcctctcctgtgTCCTGatttatgaggagaaaaacaaattagtgaagcccattctccttagctttctatgctcattatcacttaaatgagtttcctgtaaatatactacatgggcttgttcttttttccattttggataaaattctattatgtttgattggattcaatagcccatttacattaaaagaaatgaattttactttgtccttagccatctttatttatctgtcaatgtaccattgaaattagcagaataaaacttaaccgatctactccctgaataaataagaaccaagaaacacaaataataacaaaaatggcaacgaacatgtgattccaatgctgaggtctctggtagatgaccctgtgttgagctagaggaaaggTCGAGCTAGAGGAAaggtctagctgtgggggataacccctcctacttgtgagttgagggcccccattgcagtattcataaaagtcagtgaacaaattcattacacagaaaagatttccctgtttACTCGTATAtacgcacacatatatatattctcattttggtggggaaaaaggagtaagtgagcgaataaagaataacaactaagtaatataaaatccacattataataagtatttctcgagataggtatatcaccgtctacttttgtttccgtttagcttctcaacattttaaaatttagccaaaccttatggctcttctgaagggcgCAAGGACTGTCTTTGgtaaactcccggtctcttccagATGTACTTCTCTTGGCCtcctccagtctcctgccttcttgattctTGCACTATATCCAAGCGgtgcgggataattcctctgccaggctttccctcagtttgatcgcgctgacgggcaaccctctggccttcatgtctgtagtcacctcttctactgtctggtacaaccgcgtcccattgtcataaaacactcgatgtttagcagggtacagagtttgatATCTAATCCTTTTTTACGTTAGTACTCGATTTACTTCAGAGaattctttacatttctgcaggaccgtggggggggggggggtaaatcttggtcgaaatatattatcgcctaaaaacaccctcttcttaccccaggcccttcgtagaatctctgccttggtactgtaccaaaggaatttaattattattgagcatggcttaTCTTGGGTAGACTTTGGGACTAATGCACAATGCGTTCTCTCTATTTCCAGCTCCGTAGTCAAGAGAAGCTCCAGTGCATCCCAcagcaactttccgacaaactccatcatagacgagccctccgctccttcgg
This window encodes:
- the paqr3a gene encoding progestin and adipoQ receptor family member 3a isoform X1, producing MPQKLLKNAHFIELGNYHYWPVLVPRGIRLYTYEQIPSFLKDNPYITDGYRAYLPSKLCLKSLFILSNETVNIWSHLLGFFLFFGLGIYDMTIVLPEANASRDDYVIYSICLFCFQVCMLCSVGYHLFCCHRSEKANRRWMALDYAGIAIGILGCYVPAVFYAFYCNEFWRQVYLIMVLAMILAVFFAQIHPYYVTQQWYSLRALTFCCVSAYGLIPTIHWIWQNGGMGAPIVQAFVPRIFVMYFIGAVAFFLYITKIPERYFPGQVNYLGSSHQCWHVLVVLMFYWWHQTGVYITQYRHNQPCSELIST